The Actinocatenispora sera genome has a window encoding:
- the treZ gene encoding malto-oligosyltrehalose trehalohydrolase, which yields MTAFEVWAPAASRVRLRLRPSGDGPNGAPPTTVDEVHELTGGPDGWWRLELAEVPVGTRYGFLLDDDETALPDPRSLRQPDGVHELSAIYDQDAFEWTDDAWTGRPLPGSVLYELHVGTFTPGGTFDSAIERLDHLVELGVDLVEILPVNAFNGPRNWGYDGVLWYAVHEPYGGPDGLKRFVDACHARGLGVVLDVVYNHLGPSGNYLPRFGPYLKPGRNTWGELVNLDGPDSDEVRRYIVDNALMWLRDHHLDGLRLDAVHALADDRALHLLEELAIEVDALSSWVNRPLSLIAESDRNDPRPVTPRAANGFGLAASWDDDVHHCVHALLTGERQGYYADFGSVDGVAKVLTGAYFHDGTWSSFRRRHHGRPVDPRSTPGHRFVVFLQDHDQIGNRATGDRISATLPERLCRVGAMLMLTAPFTPMLFMGEEWAASTPWQFFTSHPEPELAATVAAGRRAEFAAHGWPPGDVPDPQDPETFAASVLRWEELAEPAHAAMFGFYRKLIALRRSIPELSDPRLEEVRVDTGTDWLTIHRGQYRIAVNLADRRRTVALHGVPVDVPLATAPGFVYARHEIQLPPQSAAIVRCLPPPHPLPR from the coding sequence GTGACGGCGTTCGAGGTGTGGGCACCGGCCGCATCGCGGGTGCGGCTGCGGCTGCGGCCGTCCGGCGACGGGCCGAACGGCGCGCCGCCGACGACCGTCGACGAGGTGCACGAGCTGACCGGCGGGCCGGACGGCTGGTGGCGGCTGGAACTGGCCGAGGTACCGGTCGGCACCCGGTACGGCTTCCTGCTCGACGACGACGAGACCGCGCTGCCCGATCCGCGCTCGTTGCGGCAGCCCGACGGCGTGCACGAGCTGTCGGCTATCTACGACCAGGACGCGTTCGAGTGGACCGACGACGCCTGGACCGGCCGGCCGCTGCCCGGCAGCGTGCTGTACGAGCTGCACGTCGGCACGTTCACCCCGGGCGGCACGTTCGACAGCGCGATCGAGCGGCTGGACCACCTGGTGGAGCTCGGCGTCGACCTGGTGGAGATCCTTCCGGTCAACGCGTTCAACGGGCCGCGCAACTGGGGCTACGACGGCGTGCTGTGGTACGCGGTGCACGAGCCGTACGGCGGACCGGACGGGCTGAAACGTTTCGTCGACGCCTGCCACGCGCGCGGGCTCGGTGTCGTCCTCGACGTGGTGTACAACCACCTCGGCCCGTCCGGCAACTACCTGCCGCGGTTCGGGCCCTACCTCAAGCCCGGCCGCAACACGTGGGGCGAGCTGGTCAACCTGGACGGGCCGGACTCGGACGAGGTCCGCCGCTACATCGTCGACAACGCCCTGATGTGGTTGCGCGACCACCATCTCGACGGGCTGCGGCTCGACGCGGTGCACGCGCTCGCCGACGACCGGGCGCTGCATCTGTTGGAGGAGCTGGCGATCGAGGTCGACGCGTTGTCGTCCTGGGTCAACCGGCCGCTGTCACTGATCGCCGAATCCGACCGCAACGATCCGCGGCCGGTCACCCCGCGGGCGGCGAACGGCTTCGGGCTCGCGGCGTCCTGGGACGACGACGTGCACCACTGCGTGCACGCGCTGCTGACCGGCGAGCGGCAGGGCTACTACGCCGACTTCGGCTCGGTCGACGGGGTGGCCAAGGTGCTGACCGGCGCGTACTTCCACGACGGCACCTGGTCCAGCTTCCGGCGCCGGCACCACGGCCGGCCGGTGGATCCGCGTTCGACGCCGGGGCACCGGTTCGTGGTGTTCCTGCAGGACCACGACCAGATCGGCAACCGGGCCACCGGCGACCGGATCTCGGCGACGCTGCCCGAACGGCTGTGCCGGGTGGGCGCCATGCTGATGCTCACCGCGCCGTTCACGCCGATGCTGTTCATGGGCGAGGAGTGGGCGGCGAGCACGCCCTGGCAGTTCTTCACCAGCCATCCGGAGCCGGAACTCGCCGCAACCGTCGCGGCCGGGCGGCGGGCCGAGTTCGCCGCGCACGGCTGGCCACCCGGCGACGTACCCGATCCGCAGGATCCGGAGACGTTCGCCGCCTCGGTGCTGCGCTGGGAGGAGCTGGCCGAGCCGGCGCACGCGGCGATGTTCGGCTTCTACCGCAAGCTGATCGCGCTGCGCCGTTCGATCCCGGAGCTGTCGGACCCCCGCCTGGAGGAGGTACGGGTGGACACCGGCACCGACTGGCTGACCATCCATCGTGGACAGTACCGGATCGCGGTGAATCTCGCTGATCGCCGTCGAACCGTTGCGCTGCACGGGGTCCCGGTCGACGTCCCGCTCGCCACCGCGCCCGGCTTCGTCTACGCCCGGCACGAGATCCAGCTGCCACCGCAGTCCGCCGCCATCGTCCGCTGCCTCCCCCCACCCCACCCCCTGCCGCGTTGA
- a CDS encoding ROK family transcriptional regulator produces the protein MTSRTRTDDDGEPLTPALPAAVGQARSGTNLPRVGGYNQAVVLDAIRESAGISRVELAAMTGLTTQTVSNIVRRLLAAGLIAETGHAPSSGGKRRTLLTIRSDAYFSVGVHLDPDAMVTAVVDLAGATVHRHRRRLASTGDPARLVGVVARAVDRAVQQAGVPCGRILGLGVAVPGPLDTRHGLVVEPPNLAGWHQVALRDAMHTATGLSTVVDNDATAAAIGERWAGGAERSGSFLFLYLGTGIGAGVVHWDRVLRGDSGNAGEIGHVIVVPDGRPCRCGARGCLEAHCSPAALVADLLERHGRRATNRLGLDLRPDRVRADYDLLCRAARDGDKAAADTVRVAAERIGQAVLSAVNLLDVSRVVLGGDAPPGFAEPVRDEIDRQVNGHSIARRVRTVAIEDSLVGPDAGAVGAASLVLHGTYAPGWRLLLGTESQ, from the coding sequence ATGACTTCCCGGACTCGAACCGACGACGACGGCGAGCCGCTGACCCCGGCGCTACCCGCAGCAGTCGGCCAGGCGCGCAGCGGTACCAACCTGCCCCGGGTCGGCGGCTACAACCAGGCGGTCGTGCTCGACGCGATCCGCGAGTCGGCCGGGATCAGCCGGGTGGAGCTCGCCGCCATGACCGGTCTGACCACCCAGACCGTCTCCAACATCGTCCGGCGGCTGCTCGCCGCCGGACTGATCGCCGAGACCGGCCACGCCCCGTCCAGCGGTGGCAAGCGGCGCACCCTGCTGACCATCCGCTCCGACGCGTACTTCTCCGTCGGCGTGCACCTCGACCCCGACGCGATGGTCACCGCCGTGGTCGACCTGGCCGGCGCCACCGTGCACCGGCACCGCCGCCGGCTGGCCTCCACCGGCGACCCGGCTCGGCTGGTCGGCGTGGTGGCCCGGGCCGTCGACCGCGCCGTGCAGCAGGCCGGCGTACCCTGCGGACGCATCCTCGGGCTCGGGGTCGCGGTGCCCGGTCCGCTGGACACCAGGCACGGATTGGTGGTCGAGCCGCCGAACCTGGCCGGCTGGCACCAGGTCGCGCTGCGCGACGCGATGCACACCGCGACCGGACTGTCCACTGTGGTGGACAACGACGCCACCGCCGCCGCGATCGGGGAACGCTGGGCGGGCGGCGCGGAACGCTCCGGCAGCTTCCTGTTCCTGTACCTCGGAACCGGCATCGGCGCCGGGGTCGTGCACTGGGACCGGGTGCTGCGCGGCGACTCCGGCAACGCCGGCGAGATCGGCCACGTCATCGTGGTTCCGGACGGGCGACCGTGCCGCTGCGGCGCCCGCGGCTGCCTCGAGGCGCACTGTTCTCCGGCCGCGTTGGTGGCCGACCTGCTCGAGCGGCACGGCCGCCGCGCCACCAACCGTCTCGGGCTCGACCTGCGACCCGACCGGGTACGGGCCGACTACGACCTGCTGTGCCGCGCCGCCCGCGACGGCGACAAGGCCGCCGCCGACACGGTACGGGTGGCCGCGGAGCGGATCGGCCAGGCGGTGCTGAGCGCGGTGAACCTGCTCGACGTCTCCCGGGTGGTGCTCGGCGGCGACGCACCGCCCGGGTTCGCCGAGCCGGTCCGGGACGAGATCGACCGGCAGGTCAACGGGCACTCGATCGCCCGCCGGGTGCGCACGGTGGCGATCGAGGACAGCCTGGTCGGCCCGGACGCCGGCGCGGTCGGCGCCGCCTCGCTGGTGCTGCACGGCACGTACGCGCCCGGCTGGCGGCTACTGCTCGGCACCGAGAGCCAGTGA